ACGTGGCGCACCTCGCCGGCGGTGCGGTTGCGGTTGTCGGTGAGGGCGTAGACCAAGACGGCCACCCCTCCCGGGACGTACCCCTCGTAGACGATCTCCTCGTACTGCTCGGCGCCCTCTCCGCCTCCTTGAAGCTTGGCCAGGAGGCGCTCAATGTTCTCCATGGGCACGTCGTCGGCCCGGGCGGCCTCAATGGCGTTCCTAAGTTGGACGTTGGCCTCGGGGTAGGGGCTTCCCCCCGCCCTGGCGGCCGCCTGGATGGCGCGAAGGTGCTTGGAGATAATCTTGCCACGCCTTAGGTCGTTGGCGGCTTTCTTGCGCTTGATCTGGGCCCACTTGCTATGACCGGCCATGGCTCACCTCACCCATTATAGCTAGCTCCTCCAGGACCCGCTCCGCCAGGCGTTCCCCTGCCTCGCGGAAGGGGTGGAAGAGGAGGGTTACCCCGGCCGCCAGCAGGGCGGGGTCCTCCTCCAGGTGGAAACTGGTGGCGGCCAGCACCCCCCCGAAGCCCCGCTCCTTGAGCCAACGGGCCGAAAGGAGCTTGGCCTCCAGGTCCGGCAGGGCCAGAACCACCGCCTTAAGGCCCGAAAGGTCCAGCCTTTCCCAAAGCTCGGGGTCCTCTGCGTCCCCGTAGAAGACCCTTCGCCCCTTGGCCCGGTGGCGCTCCACCTTCTCTGGCTCGGCGTCCAGGCCCACGGGGGTCACCCCCTGCTCCTCCAGCACCCGGTAGACCGCCCCCCCGGTGCGGCCCATGCCCACGATGAGGACCGAGGCTCCGTCCAGGCGCCGGGGCTCCTGGTCCGGGTGGGGCCCCTGGCGCTCCAGGCGCAGGAGGAGGGGCTCGAGGCGGCGGTAGAGGGTGTGGGCATACCGGGAAAGGGGAGCGGAGAGCCCCATGGAAAGGGCTACGAGGAGGGCTAGGGTGGTGAGGCCCGAGGGGAGGAGCCCCGCCCGTTCCAGGGCCACGCCGACGATGAGGGCGAACTCCGAGTGGTTGCCCAGGTACACCCCGGCCACAAAGCCCGTGCGGGCCCTGAGGCCCATGAGGAGGAAGAGGAGGAGGAAGAGGGGGGCTTTGAGGAGGGAGAGGAGGAGAAGCCCCAAGAGGAGCCCCACCTCTACCCCGAGGAGGCCCTGCTTCATGCTGATCTCCAGGAAGAAGGCCACCAGAAAGGCTTCCTTTAAGCTCCAAAGAGCCTTGGCCATCTCCGCTCCCCTGGCCTGGCCAGAGAGGAGGATCCCCATGAGGAGGGCCCCCAGCTCTGGGGAGAGCCCCACTTGCCGGAAGCCCTCCCCCCCCAGCAGGGCCAGGCCCAGGCCGTAGAGGACGAGTAGCTCCTTGTGGCCGCTCTTTTCCAGGAGCCAGGCCACGGGGGGGCGGAGGAGGACGAGGAGCGCCCATGGGCTTACCTCCTGGGTGCCGTAGAAGGTGAGGAGGCCCACGGCCACCAGGTCCTGGAGGATGAGGATGCCGATGGCAAGCCTCCCGTGGTAGGTGGTGAGCTCCTTTTTGTCCTCCAAGAGCTTGGCTACTAGGACCGTGCTGGAGAAGGCCAGGGCCACGGCCAAGGGGAGGTTGCCCACCAGGAGCAGGGCCAAGAGGGCGAAGAGGAGGAGGTGAGTCCCCCCCACGAGGAGGACCCGGGCCTCGAGGAGATCCTTCAGCCTAAGCTTCAAGCCCACGCTGAAAAGGAGGAGGAGCACCCCGATCTCCGCCGCGTGGCGCAGGAACTCGGTCTCCCGGAAGCCCAAGGCGTGCAGGGCAAAGCCCGCCCCCAGGTACCCCACCACGGGGGGAGGCCCAGGCGGTTGGCGAGGAGGCCAAAGGCGAAGGCAGCGGCCACCCAAAGGGCTTCCACGCCCCAAGGGTAGCAAAGGGGCGGCTTGGAGGTTACCCCACCCCTAGGCCGGGGAGGCTATTCCTTCTCTCCTAGAGCCCGGTCCAGAAGGGCCCTCCACTCCTCGTAGGGCATAAAGCCCATGCGCTTTTCCCCAGCGATGAAGAAGGTAGGGGTCCCCGTGAGGCCCAGGTCGGTGGCCAGCTTCTGGTCAGCCAGGACGCCCTGCCGCATGCGCCCCGAGGCCAGGCAGTCCTGGAAGGCCGCCGTGTCCAAGCCCAGCTGTCCCGCTAGGTCGGTCAAGTAGCGGTCCAAGGGGGTGTCCCCAAGCCCCCCCCAGGCTCCTGCCGCACGGAAGAGAACCCCGTGGTACTCGTAGTAGCGCCCCTGCTCGTGGGCGCAGGCCGCCGCCTCGCCCGCCCGGATCACATGGGCTTGGCCCGGGAAGGGGAAGTCCCGGAAGACGTAGCGCACCCTGCCGGTGTCTATGTACTCGGCCTTGAGCCGGGGCAGGACGTTTAGGGCGTGGTTCTGGCAATGGCCGCAGAGGTAGTTGGAAAAATCCACCACCACAAGGGGGGCATCCTCCCTACCCAGGGCGAAGCGGGCCCCTTGAGCGGGGTCCAGGCCCCTTTGGCCCCTGGGGCCGAAGAGGATCCAGCCCAACCCCAGAAGGGCTAGCACCAGCACTATGGCCACGACAGCCCGCGGCATGGGCTTACTTTACCACAGCCCTTGGCCCCGATGGGGACCTGCTGGAACCCTCCCTCAGGGGCGACCCAGGTAGAAGGGATTCTGGTCCGTGGAGACCAGGGTCTCGGCCTCCAGGGCCTCCTGGAGGTCCTTGGGGAGGACGAACATGGCCTCAAGGTAGTGGGAGGAGAGGTGGCGCAGGGCGAGGCCCCGCTCCCGGATCCGGGCCTCTATAACCCCCTCGGAGAAGGCCGCGGGGTCAAAGGCGTCCGAGGCTAGGAGGAAGCCGAAGTTGAGGAAGAAGCTGGGGATGTGGTTATGGTAGCTCCTCACGTAGCGGAAGGCCTCCCGCACCGTGCGGTGGACCACGGGGTGGACCCGGTAGTGGTTGAGCAGGATCATCCCCGCCTGCATGCCCATGACCCCTCCGGGGTTCAGGCGGCTCTTGACCAGGCGGTAGAACTCCACGGTGTAGAGGAGCTTTGCGGGGTTGTCCTCTCCCACGGGGTCGGTGAGGTCAATGAGGATGACGTCGTAGGTCTCCGATTGGCGCTCCAGGTAGGCCCGGGCGTCCTCTATGACCAAGACCGCACGGGGGTCCTCAAAGGCCCCCTGGTGCCACTCGGGCATGTGGGCCTTGGCTACCTCCACCAGCTCCCTGTCTATGTCCACCATGACCGCCCGTTCCACGGTGGGGTGCTTGAGCACCTCCCTCAGCGTGGCCCCTTCCCCACCTCCCACGATGAGGACGCCCTTGGGCTCGGGGTGGGCCAGCATGGCGGGATGGACCAGGGTCTCGTGGTAGATGTACTCATCCTTTTCTGTGCTCTGGACGTCCTTGTCCAGGACCAGGACCTTGCCGAAGATCTTGGTTTCAAAGAGGAAGTAGTCCTGGTACTGCGTGCGCCCAGAGGCGATGACCCGCTCCAAGCGGCGCAGCAAGGTCTCGTAGGGGGTGATGTGCTCCAAGAAGTGCATGCCGTAGTCCATACCTAACCCTCCTCAGCGCCGAAAGCGCGGCGCCTTATGGCGTGCTCCGTGCTCCGCCAGTAGCGAAAGGCGGACTCCTCCTTGGCCCCGAAGGCCCGGGAGAGGCCCCTCAAGACCTCCTCGGGGTTCGCCCCCTCCCGGTAGAAGTAGAGGTCCAAGGTGGCCGAGGCCCCATCCTCAGGCCAGGTGTGGATCATCACCGCGGCCACCGGGCTCACCACCGCAGCGGAGAGGCCCTGGGGATGGAACTTGTAGACCACGGACTGGGCTGAGCCCTTGGGAGCCCCCAGGCGCATCACTGCGTCTAGGAGGGCTGCCTCCACCATCCTGGGGTTTTCCAGAACGTCCAGGTCGCACCCGTAGATCTCCGCCACCCAGCGCCCGCCCGGCACCGTTTCCACAAGGGCCCATGTTAACACACTAGCCAAAGAAGTCCTTGAGCTGCTCCTTGGTGATGAGGACCTCCCTTGGCTTGGACCCCCGGGCCGGGCCCACGATGCCCATGGCCTCGAGGGCGTCCATGAGCTTCCCGGCCCGGGCGTGGCCGATGGAGAGCCTGCGCTGCAGGCGGCTCACCGAACCGTAGCCTTCCTCCACCACGATCTCCGCTGCCTTCTTGAGGAGGGGATCGGAGAAGTCCACCTCCCCTGGACCCGTCACCTCGGCCTTGGGGGGCTCAAAGTCCCCGGCGTAGGCCTCGGCGAAGCCGTCTTCGTAACTCTGGGCCCGGAGGAAGCTGGCCAGGCGCTGCACCTCCTCCTCGGAGATGTAGGGCACCTGGAGGCGCACGGGCTTGGGCAGGCCCGGCTGGTGGAAGAGGGCATCCCCCTGGCCGATGAGCTTTTCCGCCCCCTGGGCATCCAGGATGGTGCGGGAGTCAAAGCCGCTGGAGACGGCAAAGGCCAGGCGGGCGGGGATGTTCACTTTGATGAGGGAGGTGAGGATGTCCACGCTGGGGCGCTGGGTGGCGAGGACGAGGTGCATCCCCGTGGCCCGGGCCATCTGGGCCAGGCGCAGGATGGCGCCCTCCACCTCCTTGGGGGCGGTCATCATCAGGTCGGCGAGCTCGTCCACCACGATGACCAGGTGGGGAAGGGCTTCTTCGGGGCCCACCTTGACGTTGTACTGCTCCAGGTTCCGGGCCCCCACCCCGCTCATCATCCGGTAGCGCCTTTCCATGTGGGCCACCGCCCCCTGGAGGACCCCGGCTGCCTCCTCGGGGCCCGTGACCACCGGGCGCACCAGGTGGGGGATGCCCTCGTAGGGGGTGAGCTCCACCATCTTGGGGTCGATGAGGAGGAGGCGCAAGGAGGTGGGGAGGTGCTTGAAGAGGAGGCTTGCGATCAGGGTGTGGATGGCCACGCTCTTGCCGCTTCCCGTGGACCCGGCGATGAGGAGGTGGGGCATCCGGGCGAGGTCCCGCACCCAGATCTCCCCCTCGATGCTCTTGCCCAGGATGAGGGGGAGGAGGGCCTTGGCGTTTTGGAAGGCGGGGGAGAGGACCCCTTCGGAGAGGCGGACCAGCTCCCTCTTGGGGTTTGGCACCTCGAGGCCCACGGTGTTCTTCCCCGGGATGGGGGCCTCGATGCGCACCGCCCCCACGGCCAGGGCGCGGGCCAGGTCGTTTTGCAGGCTCTGGATCCGGCTGATCTTCTCCCCTGGGGCGGGGAGGAGCTCGTAGCGGGTCACCGAAGGCCCCCGGGCGTGCCCCACCACCTCCGCCTGGACCCCGAAGTGCCGTAGGGTCTCCCCGATGGCCCGCTTGAGCCGCTCCGCCTCCTCCTCCAGGGTGCGTTGGGTTCCCTTGGGCTCGGGGGGGTCCAGGAGGTCCGGGGCGGGCAGGGCGAGGGTGGCCACGGCCGCCCGCGCGTCCACCTGCCGCTTGGGTTTGGGCTCCTGGATGGGCTCGGGAAAGACCAGGTCCAGGTCAAGGGGCTTTGGGGCCGGGGGATCAGGGGCAAGGGGTCTGGGGGGCTCGCCCCCCGTGAGGAGGGCCCGGAGGGCCTCCTTCCCCTCTTCGGGGGAGGCCTCCAGGTAGGGGAGCCAGCGGGAGAGCTCCTGATGGCGGGCCTCGAGGTCCTCTAGGAGCCCGGATAGCTCCTCCCAGCGGGCCCGCCTCTCCTCTAGGAGGCGGCGGCCCCTGAGGAG
The genomic region above belongs to Thermus sediminis and contains:
- a CDS encoding DsbA family protein, which translates into the protein MPRAVVAIVLVLALLGLGWILFGPRGQRGLDPAQGARFALGREDAPLVVVDFSNYLCGHCQNHALNVLPRLKAEYIDTGRVRYVFRDFPFPGQAHVIRAGEAAACAHEQGRYYEYHGVLFRAAGAWGGLGDTPLDRYLTDLAGQLGLDTAAFQDCLASGRMRQGVLADQKLATDLGLTGTPTFFIAGEKRMGFMPYEEWRALLDRALGEKE
- the speD gene encoding S-adenosylmethionine decarboxylase, producing METVPGGRWVAEIYGCDLDVLENPRMVEAALLDAVMRLGAPKGSAQSVVYKFHPQGLSAAVVSPVAAVMIHTWPEDGASATLDLYFYREGANPEEVLRGLSRAFGAKEESAFRYWRSTEHAIRRRAFGAEEG
- the speE gene encoding polyamine aminopropyltransferase; protein product: MDYGMHFLEHITPYETLLRRLERVIASGRTQYQDYFLFETKIFGKVLVLDKDVQSTEKDEYIYHETLVHPAMLAHPEPKGVLIVGGGEGATLREVLKHPTVERAVMVDIDRELVEVAKAHMPEWHQGAFEDPRAVLVIEDARAYLERQSETYDVILIDLTDPVGEDNPAKLLYTVEFYRLVKSRLNPGGVMGMQAGMILLNHYRVHPVVHRTVREAFRYVRSYHNHIPSFFLNFGFLLASDAFDPAAFSEGVIEARIRERGLALRHLSSHYLEAMFVLPKDLQEALEAETLVSTDQNPFYLGRP
- a CDS encoding DNA translocase FtsK, which produces MAKRKPAKPNRDLEALAALVGALGFFLLAPLFLPTALLGEFVQESFYRLLGPPAYLVPLALLLLAYALYRHHPLKPLLRHLLYAHLLALALTPLLPPFGRLGLGLRQALEVQAGVLGLLLPVLLASLVLDLWRGRPPFHLLLSLLGLGVEGVRRARHGIKTLLLRAQIARLARLYPEHTTLKTLGRSLSPGELPEVAKALRAFLEERARELEKRLSETQRPLEPRLLALLQGLGNPIPGEGPLRDALEERRAALRLEAQALMARLKSLHALPKVAPSPRGLLRGRRLLEERRARWEELSGLLEDLEARHQELSRWLPYLEASPEEGKEALRALLTGGEPPRPLAPDPPAPKPLDLDLVFPEPIQEPKPKRQVDARAAVATLALPAPDLLDPPEPKGTQRTLEEEAERLKRAIGETLRHFGVQAEVVGHARGPSVTRYELLPAPGEKISRIQSLQNDLARALAVGAVRIEAPIPGKNTVGLEVPNPKRELVRLSEGVLSPAFQNAKALLPLILGKSIEGEIWVRDLARMPHLLIAGSTGSGKSVAIHTLIASLLFKHLPTSLRLLLIDPKMVELTPYEGIPHLVRPVVTGPEEAAGVLQGAVAHMERRYRMMSGVGARNLEQYNVKVGPEEALPHLVIVVDELADLMMTAPKEVEGAILRLAQMARATGMHLVLATQRPSVDILTSLIKVNIPARLAFAVSSGFDSRTILDAQGAEKLIGQGDALFHQPGLPKPVRLQVPYISEEEVQRLASFLRAQSYEDGFAEAYAGDFEPPKAEVTGPGEVDFSDPLLKKAAEIVVEEGYGSVSRLQRRLSIGHARAGKLMDALEAMGIVGPARGSKPREVLITKEQLKDFFG